A single region of the Vicia villosa cultivar HV-30 ecotype Madison, WI linkage group LG4, Vvil1.0, whole genome shotgun sequence genome encodes:
- the LOC131598291 gene encoding uncharacterized protein LOC131598291, producing the protein MKLTYDNLCIGAVTSWYKLLMHNYARPKAKLIFWLACHNRLATKSRLVKMGMLKDSKCSFCNNVETIQHLFFECEEMRKIWCIILKWIQLEHAPHNWDEELCWIINIGKGKGWKAALLRLAVTETVYGAWAFRNSCCFGNQCESSAIAQGIIDKIVFRGWHSPILKPHIVRLMLI; encoded by the coding sequence ATGAAGCTTACCTATGATAACTTGTGTATTGGTGCTGTTACTAGTTGGTATAAACTGTTGATGCACAATTATGCTAGACCGAAGGCGAAACTGATTTTTTGGCTTGCTTGCCACAATAGGCTAGCCACCAAAAGCAGACTGGTGAAGATGGGTATGTTGAAGGATAGCAAATGCAGTTTTTGCAATAATGTTGAAACCATCCAACACCTCTTCTTTGAGTGTGAGGAGATGAGAAAGATTTGGTGCATTATTCTGAAGTGGATTCAATTGGAACATGCTCCACATAATTGGGATGAAGAACTTTGTTGGATCATTAATATTGGTAAAGGCAAAGGATGGAAGGCTGCCCTTCTCAGGCTGGCAGTGACAGAGACAGTTTATGGAGCTTGGGCATTTCGTAACAGTTGCTGTTTTGGTAATCAGTGCGAGAGTTCAGCCATTGCTCAaggaattattgataaaattgtttTCAGAGGTTGGCATAGCCCAATCTTAAAGCCTCATATTGTTAGACTTATGTTGATATAG
- the LOC131598292 gene encoding uncharacterized protein LOC131598292 codes for MKLTYDNLCIGAVTSWYKLLMHNYARPKAKLIFWLACHNRLATKSRLVKMGMLKDSKCSFCNNVETIQHLFFECEEMRKIWCIILKWIQLEHAPHNWDEELCWIINIGKGKGWKAALLRLAVTETVYGAWAFRNSCCFGNQCESSAIAQGIIDKIVFRGWHSPILKPHIVRLMLI; via the coding sequence ACTGTTGATGCACAATTATGCCAGACCGAAGGCGAAACTGATTTTTTGGCTTGCTTGCCACAATAGGCTAGCCACCAAAAGCAGACTGGTGAAGATGGGTATGTTGAAGGATAGCAAATGCAGTTTTTGCAATAATGTTGAAACCATCCAACACCTCTTCTTTGAGTGTGAGGAGATGAGAAAGATTTGGTGCATTATTCTGAAGTGGATTCAATTGGAACATGCTCCACATAATTGGGATGAAGAACTTTGTTGGATCATTAATATTGGTAAAGGTAAAGGATGGAAGGCTGCCCTTCTCAGGCTGGCAGTGACAGAGACAGTTTATGGAGCTTGGGCATTTCGTAACAGTTGCTGTTTTGGTAATCAGTGCGAGAGTTCAGCCATTGCTCAaggaattattgataaaattgtttTCAGAGGTTGGCATAGCCCAATCTTAAAGCCTCATATTGTTAGACTTATGTTGATATAG